A single Watersipora subatra chromosome 7, tzWatSuba1.1, whole genome shotgun sequence DNA region contains:
- the LOC137401027 gene encoding putative neuropeptide Y receptor 11 has translation MVMAAFYPTSLMTDNILYLPFRGNETWCSISICISLIGARASLHSTAAIGLERVIIVYFPLKSHQHGKVGKCIVVAIIWIISILPVVLTIKYSTLMALSNGHTYCQVTLTTNLIVYQWLELAQYFLPIIIILASHTLILVKLCVRRRSHVVRQLSTDPNNKAIVKLQIMLGVDACLTMLAWLPQSIFFFNSALLSTLPLYSSNNSDAETSGNSIQGYIEDAGLAALICTNAYATPIVYLIFNKYFRKDVKLVLRSLPFCKTKVSQDASQERQQEQSTESVHEL, from the exons ATGGTGATGGCAGCTTTTTATCCTACTTCTTTGATGACAGACAATATTTTATATCTTCCATTTCGAGGAAACGAAACTTGGTGTTCTATATCAATCTGCATATCTCTGATAGGAGCCAGAGCAAGTCTTCACAGCACGGCTGCCATTGGCTTGGAAAGAGTGATCATAGTGTATTTCCcattgaaatctcatcaacatgGGAAAGTCGGAAAGTGCATCGTGGTAGCAATAATTTGGATAATATCTATTCTGCCTGTAGTACTGACAATCAAGTATAGCACGCTCATGGCACTTTCAAATGGCCATACGTATTGCCAAGTAACACTGACAACAAATCTAATAGTTTATCAATGGCTGGAGCTAGCGCAATATTTTTtaccaattataataattcttgcatCACATACACTTATTCTCGTCAAATTATGTGTGAGACGGAGAAGCCATGTGGTGAGGCAGCTTTCGACAGATCCCAACAACAAAGCCATTGTCAAG CTGCAGATAATGCTGGGAGTGGATGCATGTTTGACTATGCTAGCGTGGCTTCCACAGAGCATCTTCTTCTTTAACTCTGCTCTGCTCAGCACCTTGCCCCTCTATTCTTCAAACAATTCTGATGCAGAAACAAGTGGCAACAGTATTCAAGGATACATAGAAGATGCTGGATTAGCAGCTCTTATTTGCACTAACGCATATGCCACTCCTATAGTATACTTAATATTCAACAAGTATTTCAGG AAGGACGTGAAACTAGTGCTTCGAAGTCTTCCTTTCTGTAAGACGAAAGTCAGTCAAGATGCCAGCCAAGAGAGGCAACAAGAACAGTCTACAGAAAGTGTACATGAGCTTTGA